Proteins encoded in a region of the Chryseobacterium piperi genome:
- a CDS encoding GMP reductase → MRIEYDIKLGFKDVMFRPKRSTLKSRSEVDLEREFTFRHTKKKWKGTPIIAANMDTVGTFEMAVELAKDKIITAVHKHYSIDEWSQFLQSQPESIYQYIALSTGTGKADEEKLRQILEKHPKIEFLCIDVANGYSEHFVGFVKQARANFPDKIIIAGNVVTGEMVEELLLVGADIIKVGIGPGSVCTTRVKTGVGYPQLSAIIECSDAAHGLGGHIIADGGCKVPGDVAKAFGGGADFVMLGGMFAGHDESGGEMIEENGKKYRLFYGMSSKTAMDKHSGGVAEYRASEGKTVKVGYKGPVSETVKDILGGVRSTCTYVGASKLKELSKRTTFIRVQEQENQIFKD, encoded by the coding sequence ATGCGTATTGAATATGATATCAAATTGGGATTCAAGGATGTAATGTTCCGCCCAAAAAGATCAACCTTAAAATCCCGGTCTGAAGTTGATTTGGAAAGAGAGTTTACCTTTCGTCATACCAAAAAGAAATGGAAAGGAACTCCTATTATTGCTGCTAATATGGATACAGTGGGTACTTTCGAAATGGCAGTAGAGCTGGCAAAAGATAAAATTATCACGGCTGTTCATAAACATTATTCCATTGATGAATGGAGTCAGTTCTTACAAAGTCAGCCTGAAAGCATCTATCAATATATTGCTTTAAGTACAGGAACCGGCAAAGCTGATGAAGAAAAATTGAGACAAATCCTCGAAAAACACCCAAAAATAGAGTTTCTCTGTATAGATGTAGCTAATGGATATTCCGAGCATTTTGTTGGTTTTGTGAAGCAGGCAAGGGCTAATTTTCCAGATAAAATTATTATCGCTGGAAATGTAGTGACAGGAGAAATGGTGGAAGAGCTTCTTTTAGTAGGTGCAGATATTATAAAAGTAGGGATTGGTCCTGGTTCTGTATGTACAACCCGTGTCAAAACAGGAGTAGGTTATCCTCAGTTGTCTGCTATTATTGAATGCTCTGATGCTGCTCATGGCCTTGGCGGGCATATTATCGCAGATGGGGGCTGTAAGGTTCCGGGAGATGTAGCTAAAGCTTTTGGTGGGGGAGCCGATTTCGTAATGTTAGGTGGAATGTTCGCCGGACATGATGAAAGTGGCGGTGAGATGATTGAAGAAAACGGAAAGAAATACCGTCTTTTCTACGGAATGAGTTCTAAAACAGCAATGGATAAGCATTCCGGTGGAGTTGCAGAGTACAGAGCCTCAGAAGGCAAGACGGTAAAAGTAGGATACAAAGGTCCGGTTTCAGAAACAGTAAAAGATATATTGGGCGGTGTAAGATCTACATGTACTTATGTAGGTGCTTCCAAACTCAAAGAGCTTTCTAAAAGAACAACTTTTATAAGGGTTCAGGAGCAGGAGAATCAAATTTTTAAAGATTAA
- the fabG gene encoding 3-oxoacyl-[acyl-carrier-protein] reductase, translating to MKLLEGKVALITGATRGIGKGIAEVFAQQGAKIAFTYAGSVDKAKELEATLSSLTQIKGYQSDASDYDAAQKLVDDVMAEFGNIDILINNAGITRDNLLLRMSKDDWDTIMRVNLDSVFNLTKAVIKPMMKAKAGSIINMTSVVGVKGNGGQSNYAASKAGVIGFTKSIALELGSRNIRCNAIAPGFIETEMTASLDEKTLKAWRDGIPMKRGGQPQDVANACVFLASELSTYITGQTLHVDGGMLT from the coding sequence ATGAAACTATTAGAAGGAAAGGTAGCGTTAATTACCGGAGCTACAAGAGGAATCGGAAAAGGAATTGCAGAAGTTTTTGCTCAGCAGGGAGCAAAAATAGCATTTACCTATGCAGGTTCTGTAGACAAAGCAAAAGAATTAGAAGCGACTTTAAGTTCTTTAACTCAGATTAAAGGGTACCAATCTGATGCATCAGATTATGATGCAGCTCAAAAATTGGTTGATGATGTAATGGCCGAGTTTGGGAATATCGATATTTTAATTAACAATGCGGGAATTACAAGAGACAACCTTTTATTGAGAATGTCTAAAGATGATTGGGATACTATCATGAGAGTAAATTTAGATTCTGTATTCAACCTTACAAAAGCGGTTATTAAGCCAATGATGAAGGCAAAAGCAGGTTCTATCATCAATATGACTTCAGTAGTTGGAGTAAAAGGAAATGGAGGTCAATCTAACTATGCTGCTTCTAAAGCAGGAGTTATAGGATTTACAAAATCTATCGCTCTGGAATTAGGGTCAAGAAATATCCGTTGTAATGCTATTGCTCCAGGATTTATTGAAACAGAAATGACTGCTTCTTTAGATGAAAAGACACTCAAAGCATGGAGAGATGGAATTCCGATGAAAAGAGGAGGACAACCTCAGGATGTAGCTAATGCCTGCGTATTCCTGGCAAGCGAATTATCGACATATATTACAGGACAAACGTTGCATGTAGACGGAGGAATGTTAACATAA
- a CDS encoding WG repeat-containing protein: MKKLIFILLSSVCIAQKTDQYKQILLSKQLGKEVRFYSKGYGIISETATTSIVDSLGTITFTYPFKSEISRLTKNRFILKVKDGDSNGKTALIDEGGKQLIPLDNFKFRTWENKERMIYSKGGKDGVFDYNGQQIIPFSDKIDFASDKRFFVKTGGSWFIYDFDGQKISDREFKDNLHFYKGRAYLNTGPKKGEVVDNNGITITSISSHEIDGIISYPLMVTKNTPKRKFGIIDENETVLVDEIYDQVFVGTEYIYLEKDNKINIFSKKERKIYPTQFAYVNHLFSGLFRTVPDNKNPKIAVIRMNGETVLPQEYDDVDAVKISGENYIYLKKNKDRILLDKNLENVLEAGYEVQRIFPNNVILKKENTFYRFSPKNKTYTELENIASIKQGVLLPGLIYKNTENKYGMMDEEGNELIPGIYDDMVTFLSANEIVVQKENKFGVSNFKNEPLKEVAYDSYSSDRKGLKLIKDKIAEYVYFTYSDDKTILE; encoded by the coding sequence TTGAAAAAGTTAATTTTTATATTACTTTCATCAGTCTGTATTGCACAAAAGACTGATCAGTATAAACAGATCTTATTATCAAAACAATTGGGTAAAGAAGTGCGTTTTTACTCAAAAGGATACGGAATCATTTCTGAAACAGCAACAACCAGTATTGTAGACTCTTTGGGTACTATTACCTTTACCTATCCATTTAAAAGTGAGATCTCCCGATTAACAAAAAATAGATTTATTCTAAAGGTTAAAGATGGTGATTCCAATGGAAAAACAGCTTTAATTGACGAAGGTGGAAAGCAATTAATACCGCTCGATAACTTTAAGTTCAGGACCTGGGAAAATAAAGAACGGATGATCTATTCCAAAGGCGGAAAAGATGGAGTATTTGATTATAACGGGCAGCAGATCATTCCTTTTTCAGATAAAATAGATTTTGCCAGTGATAAAAGATTCTTTGTAAAAACGGGTGGAAGCTGGTTTATTTACGATTTTGACGGCCAGAAGATTTCCGATAGGGAATTCAAAGACAATCTTCATTTTTATAAAGGAAGAGCCTACCTAAACACAGGACCTAAAAAAGGAGAAGTGGTAGACAACAACGGAATAACCATTACTTCTATTTCTAGCCATGAGATTGACGGAATTATCTCTTATCCTTTAATGGTTACTAAAAATACTCCTAAAAGAAAGTTTGGAATCATCGATGAAAATGAAACGGTTCTCGTGGATGAAATATATGACCAGGTCTTTGTAGGAACGGAATACATTTATCTGGAAAAAGATAATAAGATAAATATCTTTTCAAAAAAGGAAAGAAAGATATATCCTACTCAATTTGCGTACGTAAATCATTTATTCAGCGGACTATTCAGAACAGTACCGGACAACAAAAACCCTAAAATTGCGGTTATCAGAATGAATGGAGAAACTGTGTTGCCTCAGGAATACGATGATGTAGATGCTGTAAAAATTTCAGGAGAAAACTATATTTATCTTAAAAAGAATAAGGATAGAATACTTTTGGATAAAAATTTGGAAAATGTTTTGGAGGCAGGATATGAAGTACAGAGAATTTTCCCTAACAATGTCATCCTTAAAAAAGAAAATACATTTTATAGATTTTCACCAAAAAATAAGACCTATACAGAATTGGAAAATATTGCTTCTATAAAACAAGGGGTACTTTTACCGGGATTAATCTATAAGAACACGGAAAATAAATATGGAATGATGGATGAGGAAGGTAATGAGCTTATTCCTGGTATCTATGACGACATGGTTACTTTTCTTTCTGCCAATGAAATTGTGGTGCAAAAAGAAAATAAATTCGGGGTTAGTAATTTTAAGAATGAACCCCTAAAAGAAGTGGCCTATGATAGCTATTCTTCAGATAGAAAAGGGTTGAAACTTATCAAGGATAAAATCGCAGAATATGTATATTTTACCTATTCTGATGATAAAACAATATTGGAATAA
- the rsmI gene encoding 16S rRNA (cytidine(1402)-2'-O)-methyltransferase, with amino-acid sequence MSGILYFVPTPVGNLEDMTFRAIKVLKEVDYILCEDTRTSGILLKHFEISNPLKSYHLHNEHQATEKVISDLKSGQNVAIITDAGTPGISDPGYLLGKAGADHNIEMICLPGATAFVPALVVSGLPNNEFLFAGFLPQKKGRQTKLKQLAEEKKTIVLYESPHKINTTLEQIKEFFGEHTKVSLSREISKKFEETKRGTINELIEFSKSKTLKGEIVLIVNNSI; translated from the coding sequence TTGAGCGGAATCCTATATTTTGTTCCTACCCCTGTAGGGAACTTGGAAGACATGACTTTCAGAGCCATTAAAGTACTGAAAGAAGTTGACTATATCTTATGTGAAGATACCAGAACTTCCGGAATTCTTTTAAAGCATTTCGAGATTTCTAACCCATTAAAATCGTATCATTTACATAATGAACATCAGGCAACGGAAAAAGTGATTTCTGACCTTAAAAGCGGTCAGAATGTAGCAATTATTACGGATGCAGGAACACCTGGTATTTCAGATCCGGGGTACCTGTTGGGAAAAGCAGGAGCTGATCATAATATTGAGATGATCTGCCTTCCAGGTGCGACAGCTTTTGTACCTGCCCTGGTTGTTTCCGGGCTTCCTAATAATGAATTTCTGTTTGCGGGTTTTCTTCCTCAGAAAAAAGGGAGGCAAACAAAGCTGAAGCAGCTTGCAGAAGAGAAAAAGACCATCGTTTTATACGAGAGTCCACATAAAATAAACACAACACTGGAACAGATTAAAGAGTTTTTCGGAGAGCATACGAAAGTAAGTTTAAGCCGCGAAATTTCTAAAAAGTTTGAGGAAACCAAAAGAGGAACAATCAACGAATTAATCGAATTTTCTAAAAGTAAAACTTTAAAAGGGGAAATTGTTCTCATTGTGAATAATTCTATTTAA
- a CDS encoding ring-infected erythrocyte surface antigen domain-containing protein: MQNIQDLKEKIFFESKNIIDILEKINNVDELLSKQDLVDELANRISFLRLLEKNIEYFIPNTSSQNTENQINNSFVNNESESQDSTHEVTEEEAIFNNELNEIDENETSEFENNDFSENAQKENLNAETGEEEAIFDHQLTEIVESEFHENVVNLAEEGQSSEQEIAENISKEVLDTPMEEEVIFTNQLNEISDFENEPSDYQESSMNSFDEEEQIQNDIEETVHAEDETIVSNEKEEITETEEIIPSIFDSEVLEDDEILIEENEEQFIASSVTIEQGEMAMETSNMENILNEIKNEAQTEEKQEELEASHEADKRKIVEIETEREEIEKDTYPSDQSFENLEAYNQEKKIKLANIKGLKSIQSLFDDDPLERGAAQEKPESFIKEDNGSLLKTNIPTNFMEAEKSKPEFRLDLNDRIAFSKMLFGGSQTDLNDVISMLNSFKTLEEAKEYLSDLYYSKNWRKVDEYAQRLWVLVENKFL, from the coding sequence ATGCAGAATATCCAAGATTTAAAGGAAAAGATTTTTTTTGAATCCAAGAATATCATTGATATTCTGGAAAAAATAAACAATGTTGACGAATTACTTTCCAAGCAAGATCTTGTAGATGAGCTTGCTAACAGGATTTCCTTCTTAAGATTGTTGGAGAAGAACATCGAGTACTTTATACCCAATACTTCATCACAAAATACAGAGAATCAAATTAATAATTCTTTTGTAAATAATGAATCGGAATCTCAGGATTCCACCCATGAAGTAACCGAAGAAGAAGCTATTTTCAATAACGAGCTCAATGAAATTGATGAAAATGAAACCTCAGAGTTTGAGAATAATGATTTTTCTGAAAATGCTCAGAAAGAAAATCTTAATGCTGAAACAGGAGAAGAAGAAGCCATTTTTGATCATCAGCTAACGGAAATCGTAGAAAGCGAGTTTCACGAAAATGTTGTGAATTTGGCTGAAGAAGGACAGAGCTCTGAACAGGAAATCGCAGAAAATATTTCGAAAGAAGTTTTAGATACTCCAATGGAAGAAGAAGTTATTTTCACAAATCAGTTGAATGAGATCAGTGATTTTGAAAATGAGCCTTCTGACTATCAGGAAAGCAGTATGAATTCTTTCGATGAAGAAGAGCAGATTCAAAATGACATAGAGGAGACTGTACATGCCGAAGATGAAACCATCGTTTCTAATGAAAAGGAGGAAATCACAGAGACCGAGGAAATAATTCCAAGTATTTTTGACAGTGAGGTTCTGGAAGATGATGAAATTCTGATTGAAGAAAATGAAGAACAATTCATAGCTTCCAGTGTAACGATTGAACAGGGTGAAATGGCGATGGAAACATCGAATATGGAAAACATCCTGAACGAGATAAAGAATGAGGCCCAGACTGAAGAAAAACAAGAAGAATTGGAGGCTTCTCATGAAGCTGATAAAAGAAAGATTGTTGAAATAGAGACGGAAAGAGAGGAGATTGAAAAAGATACATATCCTTCCGATCAGAGTTTTGAAAACCTCGAAGCTTATAATCAGGAGAAAAAAATAAAACTGGCCAATATTAAAGGATTAAAAAGTATTCAGTCATTATTTGATGATGATCCTTTAGAAAGAGGAGCTGCTCAGGAAAAGCCGGAATCTTTTATTAAAGAAGATAATGGAAGTCTTTTAAAGACCAATATTCCAACCAATTTCATGGAGGCAGAGAAAAGCAAACCTGAATTCAGATTGGATCTTAATGACAGAATTGCATTCTCAAAAATGTTGTTTGGCGGGAGTCAGACAGATTTGAATGATGTGATCTCAATGTTAAACAGTTTTAAAACTTTAGAAGAAGCTAAAGAATATTTAAGTGATTTATATTACTCTAAAAACTGGAGAAAAGTAGATGAATATGCCCAAAGATTATGGGTATTGGTGGAAAATAAATTCTTATAA
- a CDS encoding thymidine kinase — MFLENTINHSKQSGWMEVICGSMFSGKTEELIRRLRRAEMAGQNVEIFKPKTDTRYSEEDVVSHNQNKIRSTAVENPNEIILLGSNCDVVGIDEAQFFDESIVEIANQLANSGIRVVIAGLDMDFLGRPFGPMPNLMATAEYVTKVHAICKRTGNLANYSMRTSQGDNLVELGETESYEAVSRRVFIDEVLLKKK, encoded by the coding sequence ATGTTTTTAGAAAATACAATTAATCACTCCAAACAAAGCGGTTGGATGGAAGTTATTTGTGGCTCAATGTTTTCCGGAAAAACCGAAGAGTTGATCAGAAGGCTGAGAAGAGCAGAAATGGCAGGGCAGAATGTGGAAATTTTTAAACCAAAAACTGATACGAGATATTCTGAAGAAGATGTGGTTTCACACAATCAGAATAAAATCCGAAGTACTGCGGTAGAAAATCCTAACGAAATTATCTTGTTAGGGTCGAATTGCGATGTGGTAGGAATCGATGAAGCTCAGTTTTTTGATGAAAGCATTGTTGAAATTGCTAATCAGCTGGCAAATAGTGGAATCAGGGTAGTTATTGCAGGATTAGATATGGACTTTTTAGGCCGTCCTTTCGGACCTATGCCTAATTTAATGGCCACTGCAGAGTATGTAACCAAAGTGCACGCTATTTGTAAAAGAACCGGTAATCTCGCCAATTATTCTATGAGAACTTCCCAGGGGGATAATTTAGTGGAACTTGGAGAAACGGAAAGCTATGAAGCTGTGAGCCGTCGTGTTTTTATTGATGAAGTACTTTTAAAAAAGAAATAA
- a CDS encoding bifunctional UDP-N-acetylmuramoyl-tripeptide:D-alanyl-D-alanine ligase/alanine racemase, which produces MNYTVNQIAQITNAQVIGDKDLIVKNIAYDSRIIYSTKNTAFIAINTSKNSGEKFIESAIDRGINIIISEHQHPKFENITWIIVDSSIDFLQKLAKYHFEHSHLKAIGITGSNGKTILKEWLYQCLWNEFPTVKSPKSFNSQIGLPLSLLQINDSYELGIFEVGISHPHEMEKLEHIFHPQIGLLTHIGTAHAANFQSEDQLIDEKIQLFKDSEVIIYNGDHSLVDQKIKELYSSKKLISYGLKKENQVFIKNNISKDETIIVDYLDEEISFPVQQRDEATLTNALALITVLKELNIDNNKIIEKINALKAIEMRLEAIEGNKNNIIINDSFNLDLDSLKTALQFLNEYNKPKKSLVLTDIVGVNSNSQELYEEVSDLVNEQKFDSVFLVGDEITKFSNLFKSKTSTFISTQELIDSKHLTDIENQILLLKGARKFEIEKLKDILELRKHDTVLEINLNAILHNINYHKSLLKPETKMMAMVKANAYGLGSYEISEFLQHHHIDYLGVAYADEGVELRKKGITTPIVVMNPEQHSYDAIIEYNLEPEIYSFRVLELFYDAVQRSGYDKKYPIHIKLETGMHRLGFKGFELDQLSETLKNKNVKIQSIFSHLSSSDVSSEKEFTFSQLEIFDKNSTHLIDAIGYTPIRHILNSSGITVYTDHQYDMVRIGIGMLGESPFPEVQKQLQSCVSFKTVISQISSVENGESVGYSRKYKTDHLTRIATIPVGYADGIPRLIGNEVGSVGVHKTLAPIVGSICMDMMMINVDHIPHAAEGDTVTIFNAKPSLKEFAEYCKTITYEVLTSIAPRVKRIYIKD; this is translated from the coding sequence ATGAACTATACAGTAAACCAAATCGCACAAATCACCAATGCACAAGTTATTGGAGACAAGGATCTTATTGTCAAAAATATAGCCTATGACAGCAGAATCATTTATTCAACCAAAAACACTGCTTTCATCGCCATTAATACTTCTAAAAATTCCGGAGAAAAATTTATAGAATCTGCGATTGACAGAGGAATTAATATTATCATCTCAGAACATCAACATCCAAAGTTTGAAAACATTACCTGGATTATTGTTGATAGTTCCATTGATTTTCTTCAAAAACTGGCAAAATATCATTTCGAACACTCCCATCTGAAAGCAATAGGGATTACCGGGAGCAATGGAAAGACTATTTTAAAAGAATGGTTGTACCAATGCCTGTGGAATGAATTTCCAACTGTAAAAAGTCCTAAAAGTTTTAATTCTCAAATAGGCCTTCCCCTTTCGTTACTTCAGATCAATGATTCCTATGAGCTGGGAATTTTTGAAGTCGGAATTTCCCATCCCCATGAAATGGAAAAGCTGGAACATATTTTCCACCCCCAGATTGGTCTTCTCACCCATATTGGAACGGCACATGCTGCTAATTTCCAATCTGAAGATCAACTGATCGATGAAAAAATCCAACTTTTCAAAGATTCTGAAGTCATTATTTACAATGGAGATCATTCCCTAGTTGATCAAAAAATTAAAGAATTATATTCTAGTAAAAAATTAATTTCCTACGGTTTAAAAAAAGAAAATCAGGTCTTTATTAAAAATAATATTTCCAAGGACGAAACTATTATTGTCGACTATTTGGACGAAGAAATTTCCTTCCCCGTACAACAACGAGACGAGGCTACCCTTACCAATGCATTAGCGCTTATTACAGTTCTTAAGGAACTGAATATCGATAATAATAAGATTATTGAAAAAATCAATGCTCTTAAAGCTATTGAAATGCGGTTGGAAGCTATTGAAGGGAATAAAAATAATATAATAATCAATGATTCCTTTAACCTGGATCTGGACTCCCTGAAAACGGCCTTACAATTTCTGAACGAATACAATAAACCAAAAAAGTCTCTTGTTTTAACCGATATCGTTGGAGTAAATTCCAACTCCCAGGAGCTCTATGAAGAAGTTTCTGATCTCGTCAATGAGCAGAAATTTGATTCGGTTTTCCTGGTTGGCGATGAAATCACTAAGTTCAGCAATCTTTTCAAATCTAAAACTTCTACTTTCATTAGTACTCAGGAATTAATTGACAGTAAACATCTTACAGATATTGAAAATCAGATTCTCCTGCTTAAAGGAGCCCGAAAATTTGAGATAGAAAAGCTTAAAGATATTCTTGAACTCAGAAAACATGATACGGTTTTAGAAATTAATCTGAATGCTATTCTTCATAATATCAATTATCATAAGTCTTTGCTAAAGCCAGAAACTAAAATGATGGCCATGGTTAAAGCCAATGCTTATGGATTAGGAAGCTATGAGATTTCAGAATTTCTACAACATCACCATATTGATTATTTAGGAGTTGCTTATGCCGATGAAGGAGTAGAGCTGCGTAAAAAAGGAATTACCACCCCTATTGTAGTGATGAATCCTGAACAGCACAGCTACGATGCTATTATAGAATATAACCTGGAACCTGAAATCTATAGCTTCAGGGTATTGGAATTATTCTATGATGCTGTTCAAAGATCCGGATATGATAAAAAATATCCTATTCATATCAAATTGGAAACAGGGATGCATCGACTTGGTTTTAAAGGGTTTGAACTGGATCAGCTGAGTGAAACATTAAAGAATAAAAATGTAAAAATTCAAAGTATTTTCAGTCATTTATCATCTTCTGATGTATCTTCTGAAAAAGAATTTACATTCAGTCAGTTGGAAATATTTGATAAAAACTCAACGCATCTGATTGATGCGATTGGCTATACACCTATCCGCCATATTTTAAATTCATCCGGAATAACCGTTTATACAGACCATCAGTATGATATGGTCAGAATTGGAATTGGAATGCTTGGCGAATCTCCTTTTCCTGAAGTTCAAAAACAGCTGCAATCATGTGTCAGCTTTAAAACTGTCATATCTCAGATCTCTTCCGTGGAAAATGGAGAATCTGTAGGGTACAGCAGAAAATACAAAACAGATCATCTTACCAGAATTGCGACCATTCCTGTAGGTTATGCAGATGGAATTCCAAGATTAATAGGAAATGAAGTCGGAAGTGTTGGAGTACATAAAACCCTTGCCCCAATTGTCGGAAGTATCTGTATGGATATGATGATGATTAATGTAGACCATATTCCTCATGCCGCCGAAGGTGATACGGTAACCATCTTCAATGCAAAACCAAGTCTAAAAGAATTTGCAGAATACTGCAAAACCATAACCTACGAAGTATTAACATCCATAGCACCCCGGGTGAAGCGGATTTATATTAAAGATTAA
- a CDS encoding patatin-like phospholipase family protein: protein MRKLLILLLVFQLVLLQSQVKQGLVIPKNPKIGLSLAGGGAKGFSHVGVLKVLDSLGVKVDYIAGTSMGAIVGGLYASGYSGKEIEKIVMDTDFYSLIMDPKSRQESTFFNKSVDKYLLSIPIKNGKINLPSSISTGQKNVYLLKELFKNVSNIEDFSKLPIPFMCVATNLESGNMKVFEKGDLVQSIMASSAFPSLMDPVKVGDSIYIDGAMTVNYPSKPLKDKGIDIVIGVDLNQDLSKREDLNNIIAILNQIIDMNIHKDTRRQYKYTDINIKPNLKGMSATSYDDKKKILDSGYAEGVKYANILNDLPKRPFDRLRQRVNPIYSNVYKIDSISLIGSKIYGKNYVLGKMGLRLPSLQTYGSINKKIDKLVATNNYKFINYDIVTENEANYLKLYVTEDDARHFFKFGLHYDEVFKTGLLLNYSAKRLLFRNSNLSLDVIVGDKPRYYLNYFVDNGYIPGFGIYSSGMSFDLKDTSNNTVSSWDWFRNEVYIQSVWRDKFAVGGGISHDYFSTDANGTNKRNGRFLNPYVFLKSDTQNDKDFPTKGIFISAEGKVVDLMKSELEKRVVQVKADIRINIPIAKQFTYRLNLYGGITIGENLPEFYKYRLGGIFEQNVVNFKSFPGFYFAQLNTNNVILISNDVQFKFNKNYFISGNFSFANLSNDITFEDAVKLNYSSLGITAGYKSPFGQIKLNFSHSLKNNQKGIFSVILGHWF, encoded by the coding sequence ATGAGAAAACTCCTGATTCTTTTACTCGTATTCCAACTCGTTTTATTGCAGTCGCAGGTGAAACAAGGATTGGTAATTCCGAAAAATCCAAAAATCGGACTTTCTCTTGCCGGAGGCGGAGCTAAAGGCTTCTCTCACGTTGGAGTACTCAAAGTATTAGACTCATTAGGAGTAAAGGTAGATTATATTGCCGGGACCAGTATGGGAGCCATCGTAGGTGGGCTCTATGCTTCGGGATACTCAGGAAAGGAAATAGAAAAAATTGTTATGGATACAGATTTCTATTCTTTGATTATGGATCCGAAATCCAGACAGGAAAGTACATTTTTTAATAAATCGGTAGATAAGTATCTTTTATCAATTCCTATAAAAAATGGAAAAATAAATCTCCCCTCTTCTATCAGTACAGGACAGAAAAATGTGTATCTGCTTAAAGAGCTTTTCAAAAATGTTTCCAATATCGAAGACTTTTCAAAATTACCCATTCCTTTTATGTGCGTGGCCACTAATCTGGAAAGCGGGAATATGAAAGTTTTTGAAAAAGGAGATTTGGTCCAATCTATCATGGCCAGTTCTGCTTTTCCTTCTTTGATGGATCCTGTAAAGGTAGGCGACAGTATTTATATTGATGGCGCCATGACGGTTAACTACCCATCGAAGCCATTAAAGGATAAAGGGATTGATATTGTTATCGGTGTCGATTTGAATCAGGACTTATCCAAAAGAGAAGACTTAAATAATATTATTGCCATTCTCAATCAGATTATTGATATGAATATCCATAAAGATACAAGACGTCAATATAAATACACGGATATTAATATCAAACCAAATTTAAAGGGTATGTCTGCGACAAGCTATGATGACAAGAAAAAAATTCTTGATAGCGGTTATGCAGAAGGTGTCAAATATGCGAATATTTTGAATGACCTTCCCAAGCGCCCGTTTGACCGCCTTAGACAGCGTGTAAATCCCATTTATTCCAATGTATATAAGATTGATAGCATTTCATTAATTGGAAGCAAAATATACGGTAAAAACTACGTTCTGGGAAAGATGGGACTCCGTCTACCCTCTTTACAAACCTATGGAAGTATCAACAAAAAGATCGATAAGCTGGTCGCAACAAATAATTATAAATTCATCAACTACGATATCGTTACCGAAAATGAAGCCAATTATCTCAAGCTATATGTAACAGAAGATGATGCCCGACACTTTTTTAAATTCGGACTTCATTATGATGAAGTTTTCAAAACAGGACTCTTATTAAATTATTCTGCAAAACGGCTCTTATTCAGAAACTCTAATTTATCATTAGATGTTATTGTAGGTGATAAGCCACGATATTATCTGAACTATTTTGTCGATAACGGATATATACCTGGATTCGGAATTTATTCTTCGGGAATGAGCTTTGATTTAAAAGATACAAGTAATAACACGGTTAGCAGTTGGGATTGGTTCAGAAATGAAGTTTATATCCAATCTGTATGGAGAGATAAGTTTGCAGTAGGTGGTGGTATAAGCCATGACTATTTCAGTACAGATGCCAACGGAACCAACAAAAGAAACGGGCGTTTCCTGAATCCTTATGTATTCTTAAAAAGTGATACACAAAATGATAAAGACTTTCCTACCAAAGGTATTTTTATTTCTGCAGAAGGAAAAGTGGTTGACCTTATGAAATCCGAACTCGAAAAAAGAGTGGTTCAGGTAAAAGCGGATATCCGTATTAATATACCTATCGCGAAACAATTTACTTATCGTCTTAATTTATATGGCGGAATAACTATCGGTGAGAACTTGCCTGAATTTTATAAATACAGATTAGGAGGAATATTTGAACAGAATGTTGTTAATTTTAAAAGTTTCCCTGGATTTTATTTTGCTCAGCTGAACACCAACAATGTCATTCTAATCTCCAATGATGTTCAATTTAAATTCAACAAAAATTATTTCATTAGCGGAAACTTCTCTTTTGCTAATCTCTCTAACGATATTACTTTCGAAGATGCCGTAAAACTTAATTACAGCTCTCTTGGAATAACAGCAGGTTATAAATCTCCATTCGGGCAGATCAAGCTTAACTTTAGCCACTCATTAAAAAATAATCAAAAAGGTATATTCAGTGTTATTTTAGGACACTGGTTTTAA